A genomic window from Pyricularia oryzae 70-15 chromosome 7, whole genome shotgun sequence includes:
- a CDS encoding 3-oxoacyl-[acyl-carrier-protein] reductase, giving the protein MAGRLAGKNAVITGAAGGIGLETSILFAKEGAHVLMADISLDALAKALDKVKSLVPGAQVETVKCDVSKEAEVKAMIEHVDAWGGLDIIFNNAGIMHADDADAVDTPENIWNLTQDINVKGVWYGSKHAVLALRRHKKTKGSIINTASVVALVGSATPQLAYTASKGAVLAMTRELAIVHAREGFRFNNLCPAPLNTPLLQDWLGDDQAKRHRREVHFPTGRFGEAVEQAQAVLFLASDESSFVNGHDFVVDGGMTKAYVTPEGPAMAAPQNNASKSSLA; this is encoded by the exons ATGGCTGGTCGTCTCGCTGGCAAGAATGCCGTCATAACCGGTGCCGCAGG TGGCATTGGACTCGAGACGTCCATCTTGTTCGCCAAGGAGGGTGCCCATGTCCTGATGGCCGATATCTCTCTCGACGCCCTGGCTAAGGCACTTGACAAGGTTAAGTCGCTGGTGCCTGGCGCTCAGGTTGAGACAGTG AAATGCGACGTATCCAAAGAAGCCGAGGTGAAGGCCATGATTGAGCACGTCGATGCGTGGGGCGGCCTGGACATCATCTTCAACAACGCCGGCATCATGcacgccgacgacgccgacgcgGTCGACACACCCGAGAACATCTGGAACCTCACACAGGACATCAATGTCAAGGGCGTGTGGTACGGCAGCAAACATGCTGTTCTTGCGCTCCGCCGCCACAAGAAGACAAAGGGCTCCATCATCAACACGGCCTCAGTAGTGGCGCTTGTCGGTTCCGCGACCCCGCAGCTCGCCTACACGGCTTCCAAGGGCGCCGTCCTGGCCATGACGCGCGAGTTGGCCATCGTGCACGCCCGCGAGGGCTTCCGCTTCAACAACCTCTGCCCGGCGCCGCTCAACACGCCACTTCTGCAGGATTGGCTCGGAGACGACCAGGCCAAGCGCCACAGGCGTGAGGTGCACTTCCCGACAGGCAGGTTCGGCGAGGCTGTCGAGCAGGCTCAGGCCGTTCTGTTCCTGGCTAGCGACGAGAGCAGCTTTGTCAATGGCCACGACTTTGTCGTGGACGGCGGCATGACCAAGGCCTACGTCACCCCTGAGGGTCCGGCTATGGCGGCCCCGCAGAACAATGCCAGCAAGTCGTCGCTTGCGTGA
- a CDS encoding L-aminoadipate-semialdehyde dehydrogenase: MAHQLPDPTVDLDWSGYVGAIHEIFATNAQKHPERVCVIETESSEAPERIFTYKQIFEASNVLAHYLHDAGVTNGDVVMIWAHRSVDLVVSIMGVLAAGATFSVLDPLYPPSRQQIYLEVSGPTALVQIARATDEAGPLAPLVRRYIDEELKLKAEVPSLRIGDDGHLSGGEINGADVFASVRGKASSPPADIEVGPDSNPTLSFTSGSEGRPKGVLGRHYSLAKYFRWMAETFGMGEESRFTLLSGIAHDPVQRDIFTPLYLGARLLVPSKENIAHERLAEWFKRFEPTVTHLTPAMGQILVGGATAQFPALKTAYFVGDVLTTRDCRSLRELAANVDIVNMYGTTETSRAVSYYKIPNRASDPDFLERLGKDTIPAGTGMENVQLLVVNREDRTKLCGIGEVGEIYVRAAGLAEGYKGDPALNEQKFLMNWFVDNNKWVEADRVHPTKDAAWRKYYKGPLDRLYRTGDLGKYLDSGDVECTGRADDQVKIRGFRIELNDIDSNLSQSSLIRDCKTLVRRDKNEEPKLVSYVVPELKQWPQWLKLHGYEDAEDDEGTQIGATKVYFKRYRRMQAELRDHLKSRLPTYAVPSIFIVLEKLPLNPNGKVDKPNLPFPDIAEQTAEASSEEIERWESLTETERAVATRWAALIQGLNEKSIAPDNHFFDLGGHSILAQQMLLDVRKQMGANVSINTLYENPTLGAFSLQIDKHLGAANDASTSQVEDEANSYAKARDDLVKKLPASYKTADPSSIRASSRPTIFLTGATGFLGAFLIRDILQRTSRQLKLIAHVRAKDQKAATERLTRSLQGYGIWRDEWAGRLSCVVGDLAKPQLGIDQPTWERLSNEVDVVIHNGATVHWVRRWQDMLAANVTSTIEAMRLCNEGKPKLFTFVSSTSVLDTEHYVQLSERQLSTGQGAVPESDDLEGSATGLGTGYGQTKWISEQLVREAGRRGLRGSVVRPGYILGDFESGCSNTDDFLIRFLKGCIQLGTRPRILNTVNAVPVNHVARVVVAAGLNPVPVQGNEGVHVVHVTGHPRLRMNEYLSLLEFYGYKVPEVPYDSWKEELEQYVSAGAGVERDQEQHALLPLFHLCISDLPANTKAPELEDQNAVAVLKADAEAWTGLDESAGYGIGREDVGRYLRYLAMIKFVPWPTSRGRPLPEVSISTEQVAAMGAGVGGRGGAGAGQ; this comes from the exons ATGGCGCATCAGCTCCCCGACCCAACGGTCGACCTCGACTGGTCTGGCTACGTCGGCGCCATTCATGAGATCTTTGCCACTAATGCCCAGAAGCACCCGGAGCGGGTGTGCGTGATCGAGACAGAGTCCTCCGAGGCACCGGAAAGGATATTTACCTACAAGCAGATCTTTGAGGCGTCAAATGTCCTGGCGCACTACCTACATGATGCTGGAGTCACTAATGGCGATGTGGTCATGATCTGGGCGCATAGGTCAGTTGACCTGGTTGTCAGCATCATGGGTGTTCTT GCTGCCGGAGCTACATTCAGTGTCCTTGACCCATTATACCCGCCATCTCGTCAGCAGATCTACCTCGAAGTATCCGGCCCGACCGCCCTTGTACAAATCGCGCGCGCCACCGACGAGGCCGGCCCGTTGGCCCCCCTCGTGCGCAGGTACATCGACGAGGAGCTGAAGCTGAAGGCCGAGGTTCCGTCACTACGCATCGGCGACGATGGCCACCTCTCGGGTGGAGAGATCAACGGCGCTGATGTTTTTGCCAGCGTGCGCGGCAAGGCATCCTCACCGCCTGCAGACATTGAGGTCGGACCCGACTCGAACCCCACACTTAGCTTCACGTCAGGCTCGGAAGGCCGGCCTAAGGGCGTGCTTGGTCGACACTACAGCTTGGCCAAGTATTTTCGATGGATGGCCGAGACGTTCGGCATGGGCGAAGAGAGCCGCTTCACACTGCTCTCGGGTATCGCGCACGACCCTGTGCAGCGAGATATCTTCACGCCACTGTACCTGGGCGCGCGCCTACTGGTGCCGTCCAAGGAGAATATTGCACACGAGCGTCTAGCAGAGTGGTTCAAGCGCTTTGAACCAACAGTGACACACCTGACGCCGGCCATGGGTCAGATTTTAGTCGGCGGCGCTACCGCACAGTTCCCTGCCCTGAAAACAGCCTACTTCGTCGGCGATGTGCTGACGACGCGAGACTGCCGCAGTCTGCGTGAGCTCGCGGCAAACGTTGACATTGTTAACATGTACGGGACGACTGAGACGAGCAGAGCTGTCAGCTACTACAAGATCCCGAACCGCGCCTCAGACCCGGACTTTCTGGAGAGATTGGGCAAGGACACAATCCCTGCTGGAACTGGCATGGAAAACGTTCAGCTTTTGGTTGTCAACCGGGAAGATAGGACAAAGCTTTGTGGTATCGGCGAAGTGGGCGAGATCTACGTGCGTGCGGCTGGTCTGGCTGAGGGCTACAAGGGCGACCCCGCTTTGAACGAACAGAAGTTCCTGATGAACTGGTTCGTGGATAACAACAAGTGGGTTGAGGCGGACAGGGTGCACCCAACCAAGGATGCGGCATGGAGAAAGTACTACAAGGGCCCTCTCGACAGGCTGTACCGCACAGGTGACCTCGGAAAGTATTTGGATTCGGGCGATGTGGAATGCACTGGTCGTGCAGACGATCAAGTCAAAATCAGGGGCTTCAGGATTGAACTCAACGACATTGACAGCAACCTGAGTCAGAGCTCCCTCATCAGGGACTGCAAGACGCTTGTGCGAAGGGACAAGAACGAGGAGCCGAAGCTGGTCAGCTACGTTGTGCCTGAGCTCAAGCAATGGCCCCAATGGCTCAAGCTTCATGGCTACGAGGATGCTGAAGACGATGAGGGCACGCAAATTGGAGCAACCAAGGTATACTTCAAGAGGTATCGTCGTATGCAGGCTGAGCTTCGCGACCATCTCAAGTCAAGGTTGCCGACCTACGCCGTTCCTAGCATCTTCATTGTCCTGGAGAAGCTGCCATTAAACCCCAACGGCAAGGTTGACAAGCCCAATCTACCTTTTCCCGATATTGCCGAGCAAACCGCGGAAGCTTCAAGCGAGGAGATTGAGCGATGGGAGTCTTTGACCGAGACTGAGCGTGCTGTTGCCACCAGGTGGGCTGCGTTGATCCAGGGTCTGAACGAAAAGTCGATCGCGCCCGATAACCACTTCTTTGACCTCGGCGGTCACAGTATTCTGGCACAGCAAATGCTGCTCGACGTGCGCAAGCAGATGGGTGCTAATGTGTCTATCAACACCCTTTACGAGAACCCCACGCTTGGGGCATTCAGTCTTCAGATTGACAAGCATCTTGGAGCAGCCAATGATGCTAGCACCAGCCAAGTCGAGGATGAGGCAAACTCGTATGCCAAGGCTCGTGATGATCTCGTTAAGAAACTTCCAGCCTCATACAAGACAGCAGATCCGTCGTCGATCCGGGCGTCATCCAGACCTACCATCTTCCTGACTGGCGCAACGGGTTTCTTGGGTGCCTTTTTGATCCGCGATATCCTGCAGAGGACGAGCCGACAGCTGAAGCTCATCGCACACGTGCGTGCCAAGGACCAAAAAGCGGCGACAGAGCGTCTGACGCGGTCACTACAGGGCTACGGTATCTGGCGCGACGAGTGGGCTGGGCGCCTTTCCTGCGTAGTGGGTGACCTAGCCAAGCCGCAACTTGGTATTGATCAGCCCACATGGGAGCGCCTGTCGAACGAGGTGGACGTAGTTATCCACAACGGTGCGACAGTCCACTGGGTGCGCCGCTGGCAAGACATGCTGGCCGCCAACGTCACATCGACAATCGAGGCCATGCGGCTGTGCAACGAGGGCAAGCCAAAGTTGTTCACTTTCGTCAGCTCAACTAGCGTCTTGGACACTGAGCACTATGTGCAGTTGTCGGAGAGGCAACTGAGCACCGGCCAAGGCGCCGTCCCCGAGTCTGACGACCTCGAAGGCAGTGCCACTGGCTTGGGTACAGGTTACGGCCAAACCAAGTGGATCTCGGAGCAGCTCGTCAGGGAGGCGGGCCGACGCGGACTTCGAGGCTCCGTTGTCAGGCCAGGCTACATTCTGGGAGATTTCGAGTCGGGATGTTCCAACACAGACGACTTCCTCATTCGCTTCCTCAAGGGCTGTATCCAGCTCGGCACGAGGCCCCGCATTCTCAATACTGTCAATGCCGTGCCCGTCAACCACGTTGCGCGTGTTGTTGTCGCGGCTGGTCTCAACCCTGTACCCGTCCAGGGTAATGAAGGTGTCCACGTGGTCCACGTTACGGGCCACCCGCGCCTGCGGATGAACGAGTATCTCTCGTTGCTTGAGTTCTACGGCTACAAGGTGCCCGAGGTGCCGTATGATTCATGGAAGGAGGAGCTGGAGCAGTACGTGTCTGCGGGCGCGGGTGTCGAGCGCGACCAGGAGCAGCACGCGCTGCTACCTCTCTTCCACCTCTGTATCTCGGACCTGCCCGCCAACACTAAGGCACCTGAGCTTGAGGACCAAAACGCTGTCGCGGTCCTCAAGGCGGACGCTGAGGCCTGGACCGGGCTCGACGAGAGCGCGGGCTACGGCATCGGCAGGGAGGACGTCGGAAGGTACCTCCGCTACCTAGCCATGATCAAGTTTGTCCCCTGGCCTACGTCGAGGGGCAGGCCTTTGCCTGAGGTCAGCATCAGCACGGAGCAGGTGGCTGCTATGGGTGCAGGCGTCGGTGGACGTGGTGGTGCGGGTGCGGGACAGTGA
- a CDS encoding 2-methylcitrate synthase — translation MSLRTTSRALGAFRPLATRSACTSNVRSTRNYSASSEPDLKTTLKSVIPAKRELLKKVKAHGSKVIGEVKVENTIGGMRGLKAMVWEGSVLDADEGIRFHGRTIKDCQRELPKGKTGTEMLPEAMFWLLLTGQVPSTNQVRVLSRQLAEQAQLPAFVNKMLDDFPRDLHPMTQFAIAVSALNHTSKFAKAYADGLNKADYWEPTFDDSISLLAKLPTIAAKIYHNSYKGGGALPAEVDLEQDWSYNFAAMLGKGGKGNENFQDLLRLYLALHGDHEGGNVSAHATHLVGSALSDPFLSYSAGLQGLAGPLHGLAAQEVLRWIIQMKEAIPATYSEKDVTDYLWSTLNSGRVVPGYGHAVLRKPDPRFQALMDYAASRPEIAKDPVFQLVQLNSQVAPEVLKKHGKTKNPYPNVDSSSGVLFHHYGFHETLYYTATFGVSRGLGPLAQLIWDRALGLPIERPKSINLEGILKIVGDKS, via the exons ATGAGCCTCAGGACAACGTCGCGGGCGTTGGGGGCCTTCCGG CCTCTTGCAACCCGCTCAGCATGCACTTCCAACGTGCGATCCACCAGAAACTACTCGGCTAGCTCAGAGCCAGACCTGAAGACCACATTGAAGAGTGTCATTCCAGCCAAGCGCGAACTCCTCAAGAAGGTCAAGGCCCATGGTTCCAAGGTCATCGGCGAAGTCAAGGTCGAGAACACTATTGGAGGCATGCGTGGCCTGAAGGCCATGGTATGGGAAGGATCTGTTCTTGACGCCGACGAGGGTATTCGTTTCCACGGCCGCACAATCAAAGACTGCCAACGTGAGCTGCCCAAGGGCAAGACTGGCACTGAAATGCTACCCGAGGCTATGTTCTGGCTGCTTCTCACTGGCCAGGTCCCCAGCACCAACCAGGTTCGCGTTCTGTCTCGTCAACTTGCTGAGCAGGCCCAACTCCCGGCTTTTGTCAACAAGATGTTGGATGACTTCCCCCGCGACCTGCACCCCATGACGCAGTTTGCTATTGCAGTTTCCGCCCTCAACCACACATCCAAATTTGCCAAGGCGTATGCCGATGGCCTCAACAAGGCTGATTACTGGGAGCCTACATTTGACGACAGCATTAGCTTGCTGGCCAAGCTGCCCACAATCGCAGCCAAGATCTACCACAACTCGTACAAGGGCGGTGGTGCTCTGCCTGCCGAGGTGGACCTGGAGCAGGATTGGTCATACAACTTTGCTGCCATGCTGGGCAAGGGTGGCAAGGGAAACGAGAACTTCCAGGACCTTCTGCGATTGTACCTCGCTCTTCATGGCGACCACGAGGGAGGCAACGTCTCAGCCCACGCCACACATCTTGTGGGCAGCGCTCTTAGCGATCCGTTCCTCAGTTACAGTGCCGGTCTGCAGGGTCTGGCTGGACCTCTTCATGG TCTTGCTGCCCAGGAGGTTCTCCGCTGGATCATCCAGATGAAGGAGGCTATTCCTGCCACATACTCGGAGAAGGACGTAACCGACTACCTCTGGTCAACGCTCAACTCGGGTCGCGTAGTACCCGGCTACGGTCACGCCGTGCTGCGCAAGCCTGACCCGCGATTCCAGGCCCTTATGGACTACGCTGCGTCGCGTCCCGAGATCGCCAAAGACCCCGTCTTCCAGCTCGTCCAGCTCAACAGCCAGGTTGCTCCCGAGGTTCTCAAAAAGCACGGCAAGACCAAGAACCCGTACCCGAACGTTGACTCGAGCTCCGGCGTGCTTTTCCACCACTACGGCTTCCACGAAACACTATACTACACCGCCACTTTCGGCGTGAGCCGTGGTCTTGGACCGCTTGCCCAGCTCATCTGGGACCGGGCGCTGGGTCTGCCAATTGAGAGGCCCAAGAGCATCAACTTGGAGGGAATTCTCAAAATTGTCGGTGACAAGAGCTAG
- a CDS encoding nipsnap family protein, with protein sequence MLSRRVLRDAATPLRSASRCFATTAVARQQSKQRTPSLADIEPNRQTTFAEKQKAFRQQLAEAQKQRDASLSTSSPTSSTSRSSQSNSDVDGIPGSGQGLGSLSTANSKGTAVDAAKAADPEEPPRKLGPLTSLIYGTKEGREMDAQIEASFSQVLARGKYVHSIVFHEVKHKKTDEYIDLVGKWYPRMASMPENKVHLVGSWRTEVGDCNTFVHIWEYQGYNGYHESLSSISRHPEFPAFNDKLKSLIISKNTSLMQEFSFWPTTPPRQLGGLFELRSYTLHPGNLLEWETHWRRGLKARREVMEGVGAWFVQIGDLNTVHHLWQFADLEQRKVTREKSWGIEGWSETVHKTVPLIQTMKSRILVPLPWSPVA encoded by the exons ATGCTTTCTCGTCGTGTCCTTCGGGACGCAGCCACCCCTCTCCGCAGCGCCTCGCGGTGCTTTGCAACCACGGCTGTAGCTAGGCAACAATCCAAGCAGAGAACACCCTCCCTCGCCGATATCGAACCCAACAGGCAGACGACCTTTGCGGAAAAGCAGAAGGCATTTCGGCAGCAGTTAGCAGAGGCGCAGAAACAGCGCGATGCCAGTTTGTCCACTTCCTCCCCTACTTCCTCCACTTCCCGTTCCTCGCAGAGCAACTCCGACGTCGATGGCATCCCAGGGAGCGGACAGGGCTTGGGCTCACTTAGCACCGCCAACTCTAAAGGAACGGCCGTCGATGCTGCCAAGGCTGCGGATCCGGAAGAGCCTCCGCGCAAGCTTGGCCCGCTGACCAGCCTAATCTACGGCACAAAGGAGGGTCGCGAGATGGATGCCCAGATCGAGGCCAGCTTCAGCCAGGTGCTTGCACGTGGCAAGTACGTACACTCTATCGTGTTTCACGAGGTCAAGCACAAGAAGACGGACGAGTACATCGATCTCGTTGGCAAGTGGTATCCTCGCATGGCTTCGATGCCTGAGAATAAGGTTCATCTTGTTGGAAGCTGGAGGACCGAGGTTGGAGACTGCAACACATTTG TTCACATTTGGGAGTATCAGGGCTACAACGGATACCATGAATCACTCAGCTCGATTTCGAGGCACCCAGAGTTCCCAGCATTTAACGATAAGCTCAAGAGCCTCATTATATCCAAGAACACGTCACTCATGCAGGAGTTCTCCTTCTGGCCCacgacgccgccgcgccAGCTGGGTGGACTCTTTGAGCTGCGATCGTACACGCTACACCCGGGCAACCTCCTAGAGTGGGAGACACACTGGCGTAGGGGACTGAAGGCCCGCCGTGAGGTCATGGAGGGCGTGGGAGCATGGTTTGTCCAGATTGGAGACCTCAACACGGTTCACCACCTTTGGCAGTTTGCCGACCTTGAGCAGCGCAAGGTTACGCGTGAGAAGAGCTGGGGCATTGAAGGTTGGAGCGAGACGGTGCACAAGACAGTGCCGCTTATCCAGACTATGAAGTCCAGGATTCTGGTCCCACTGCCGTGGTCTCCAGTCGCTTAA
- a CDS encoding 26S proteasome regulatory subunit RPN5 → MADAAFKPEKDFSKEADKLIPEAEKLAKSDIQGAIEKLSVLEKQARQASDLATTSRVLVAIVTICKDEGDWSLLNDQVLVLSKKHSQLKQAITKMVQTVVTFLDSTPNLETKLSVIETLRTVTEGKIFVEVERARVTKILSDIKKEQGDLKAATDILCELQVETFGSMERREKTQFLLDQVALCIESGDWTQAGILSRKISTKYLARKPKKTPEQLEKEKQEREKKAKKGDVVPEVEVDDTTDLKLRYYEQQVILSQHEDKYLDVCKHYRQVLDTEAVEEDPAKLRAVLQRVIYFIILSPHDNEQHDLLHRIHRDTRNSQIQLDAELLKLFTVHELMRWPEVAKTFGPHLCSTDVFSNQPPPSASSNTTPSAATDKVVKPHKRWEDLRKRVIEHNVRVIARYYTRIRMDRLTELLDLAEEETEKYISDLVTSKTVYAKIDRPARIVNFAKPRDADDVLNEWSSNMKSLLGLLERIDHLITKEEMMANIQPGAKGKGQGEKAPSTRVK, encoded by the exons ATGGCGGACGCCGCATTCAAGCCGGAGAAGGACTTCTCCAAGGAAGCCGACAAGCTCATCCCCGAAGCGGAGAAGCTTGCCAAGTCAGACATCCAGGGCGCAATCGAGAAGTTGAGCGTGTTGGAAAAGCAGGCCCGTCAG GCATCAGATCTCGCAACTACATCACGAGTTCTTGTCGCCATCGTCACGATATGCAAAGATGAGGGTGACTGGAGCTTACTTAACGACCAAGTCTTGGTTCTATCCAAGAAGCACAGCCAGCTGAAGCAGGCCATCACCAAGATGGTCCAGACGGTTGTGACATTCCTCGACTCCACGCCAAACCTTGAGACGAAGCTCTCTGTCATCGAGACGCTGCGCACCGTCACTGAGGGCAAGATCTTTGTCGAGGTGGAGCGGGCGCGCGTCACCAAGATTCTTTCCGACATCAAGAAGGAGCAGGGTGACCTCAAGGCGGCCACCGACATTCTGTGCGAGCTGCAGGTTGAAACCTTTGGCTCGATGGAGCGTCGGGAGAAGACACAGTTCCTCCTCGACCAGGTCGCATTGTGCATCGAGAGTGGAGACTGGACGCAGGCAGGCATTTTGAGCCGCAAGATCAGCACCAAATACCTGGCGCGCAAGCCCAAGAAGACACCTGAGCAgctggagaaggagaagcAGGAACGGGAGAAGAAGGCGAAGAAGGGAGATGTTGTGCCCGAGGTCGAGGTTGACGACACGACCGATCTGAAGCTGCGATACTATGAGCAGCAGGTTATATTGTCCCAGCACGAGGATAAGTACCTCGACGTTTGCAAGCACTACAGGCAAGTCCTGGACACGGAAGCCGTTGAGGAGGACCCGGCCAAGCTTCGAGCT GTTCTTCAACGAGTCATCTACTTTATCATCCTTTCTCCCCACGACAACGAGCAGCATGACCTTCTTCACCGTATCCACCGAGACACCCGCAACAGCCAGATACAGCTGGATGCGGAACTGCTCAAACTCTTCACCGTTCACGAGCTGATGCGCTGGCCCGAGGTTGCCAAGACGTTCGGCCCCCATCTCTGCTCAACAGACGTCTTCTCCAACCAGCCCCCGCCATCCGCATCTTCCAACACGACTCCTTCAGCAGCCACTGATAAGGTGGTCAAGCCTCACAAGCGATGGGAGGACCTGCGTAAGCGCGTAATCGAGCATAACGTGCGCGTCATCGCCCGCTATTACACGCGCATCAGAATGGACCGCCTGACGGAACTGTTGGATCTGGCCGAGGAAGAGACGGAGAAGTACATTAGCGACCTCGTCACCTCCAAGACTGTATACGCCAAAATTGACAGGCCGGCGCGGATCGTCAACTTTGCCAAGCCACGTGATGCGGATGACGTCTTGAACGAGTGGAGCAGCAATATGAAATCGCTACTTGGTCTGCTGGAGCGCATCGATCACCTGATCACCAAGGAGGAGATGATGGCAAACATTCAACCTGGTGCCAAAGGCAAGGGTCAGGGAGAGAAGGCGCCGAGCACACGGGTAAAATAA
- a CDS encoding isocitrate lyase, translating into MLRTIPTRVLRRTSAAASRPASFCRCGRLLSTTPRRAMPPITSTSLPSVNPPLTAALPSDSFHLLPEAKKAGAAEDALYEQQVRDVEAWWATPRYAGITRPYTAADVVSARGSQQQSYPSSTMARKLWNLIQERKAEGKPIHTLGAIDPIQMTQQAAHQEVLYVSGWACSSVLTSTNEVSPDFGDYPYNTVPNQVQRLAKAQSMHDRKHWDARRKMSAQERSSTPYTDYLRPIIADGDTGHGGLTAVTKLAKLFAEAGAAAVHFEDQMHGGKKCGHLAGKVLVSTGEHINRLTAARMQWDIMGTENLVIARTDSESGRLISNNIDARDHEFILGVTDPSAAPLAGTLQNMEARGASASEIDAYEAAFTRDHPLVTFDEAAVSHMKKHNVDPAEYEAGVAKDRDMSIWDRRALAKDILGADKPDVYWDWDVPRTREGYYHFRSGMRAATKRALAFAPYADLLWVETGDPSVSVCRQLGRAVKEAYPEKALVYNLSPSFNWMGHGFTEQTLKSFIWDIAKEGFVLQLVSLAGVHTNATATCELARAFKDEGMLAYVNLVQRKEKEIGCDVLTHQKWSGAAYMDRIVGAIQSGSSTSKSMGAGNTEGQFH; encoded by the coding sequence ATGTTGCGCACGATACCGACCCGGGTCCTTCGCAGGACATCGGCTGCAGCATCCCGACCAGCCTCATTCTGCCGCTGCGGAAGATTGCTCTCGACGACGCCTCGCAGGGCGATGCCTCCAATAACGAGCACTTCCCTCCCTTCCGTCAACCCGCCTTTGACCGCCGCCCTTCCTTCCGACTCTTTCCATCTCCTCCCCGAAGCCAAGAaggccggcgccgccgaAGATGCTCTCTATGAGCAACAGGTACGCGACGTCGAGGCCTGGTGGGCAACGCCTAGGTATGCTGGTATCACCAGGCCGTACACGGCTGCCGATGTGGTATCTGCCCGAGGCTCGCAGCAGCAGTCATACCCGAGCTCGACAATGGCAAGAAAACTATGGAACTTGATACAAGAGCGCAAGGCCGAGGGCAAACCCATTCATACTCTGGGTGCCATCGACCCAATCCAGATGACGCAGCAGGCTGCTCATCAAGAGGTGCTCTATGTTTCCGGTTGGGCGTGCTCCAGCGTTCTGACTAGCACGAACGAGGTGTCTCCGGACTTTGGCGACTATCCGTACAACACAGTGCCCAACCAAGTACAGCGCCTTGCAAAGGCCCAGTCGATGCATGATCGGAAACACTGGGATGCACGACGAAAGATGTCGGCACAAGAACGCTCCTCTACTCCCTACACCGATTACCTGCGCCCCATTATCGCGGATGGCGACACAGGCCATGGTGGCCTGACAGCAGTTACCAAGCTTGCCAAACTCTTTGCCGAAGCAGGTGCCGCAGCTGTTCACTTTGAAGATCAGATGCACGGAGGCAAGAAGTGTGGCCATCTCGCCGGAAAGGTCCTTGTGTCCACGGGTGAGCACATCAACCGCCTGACTGCGGCGCGTATGCAGTGGGATATCATGGGTACCGAAAACCTTGTCATTGCCCGTACGGATTCAGAGTCTGGTCGGTTGATTAGCAACAACATTGATGCCCGCGATCACGAGTTTATCCTCGGAGTGACCGACCCATCAGCGGCACCGCTGGCGGGAACTTTGCAGAACATGGAGGCGCGCGGCGCATCAGCTTCAGAGATTGACGCCTACGAGGCTGCCTTCACGCGCGATCACCCTCTGGTGACCTTTGACGAAGCAGCTGTCTCACACATGAAGAAACACAACGTTGACCCAGCGGAGTACGAGGCTGGCGTTGCAAAGGACCGGGACATGAGCATCTGGGATCGCCGAGCCTTGGCCAAGGACATTCTGGGTGCTGATAAGCCTGATGTCTACTGGGATTGGGACGTTCCCCGTACGAGAGAGGGATACTATCACTTCCGCTCAGGGATGCGTGCCGCTACCAAACGCGCGCTCGCCTTTGCGCCGTATGCTGATCTCCTTTGGGTCGAGACCGGCGACCCCTCTGTCTCCGTCTGCCGACAGCTCGGGCGCGCAGTGAAGGAGGCCTATCCGGAGAAGGCTCTGGTGTATAACCTGAGCCCGTCGTTCAACTGGATGGGTCACGGGTTCACGGAGCAGACGCTCAAGTCTTTCATATGGGACATCGCCAAGGAGGGCTTCGTCCTGCAGCTCGTGAGCTTGGCGGGTGTACACACCAACGCTACTGCGACGTGCGAGCTCGCCAGGGCATTCAAGGACGAAGGCATGCTGGCGTACGTCAACCTGGTGCAgcgcaaggagaaggagattGGCTGTGACGTCCTCACTCACCAGAAATGGAGCGGTGCGGCGTACATGGATCGCATTGTCGGGGCTATCCAAAGCGGAAGCTCGACTAGCAAGAGTATGGGAGCTGGCAACACAGAAGGACAGTTTCACTAA